The DNA window TCTTGGACGTGGTGTTTGTTGACCTCTGTGTGCTGAAATGGCTGTCATGTCCTCCTCAGGAGCTCTGCAAAAAACTCCGCGAGCAGATTGACGTCAGTGAGGAGGAACGCTACTGCATCGAGTTCAAGCTCGACATGGTCCTCAATGAGGTGAGAAGACGGACTGAAGCTTTTGCGAGAAGGCTATTTCTGGTCTGTGGACATTTGTGAGAAGAGCCGAGTCTTCATGAGACCAGTAAACGGTTTCTGGTCAAGGATGCCTTTGTGAGAGGAGTAAACCATTTCTGTGTTTTGGTGAACAGACAGAAACCTTTTCATGTCATTTGTCTGTCTCCTGCAGGTTCGAGACCTGAACATCAAAATTGTGGACCTGAGGGGCAAGTTCAAGAGACCTCGCCTGAAGAAGGTGCGCATGTCGGCCGACGCCATGCTCAAAGCGCTGCTGGGCTCCAAGCACACCGTCAACATGGACCTCAGGGCCAACCTCAAGCAGGTCAAGAAGGAGGTCAAGGAGGAGGTGAGCGAGCCACACGCTTTTGGCCAGATGCTTCACGTCGTCGGGTAAAAGAGGAAGCGCTGAGGGGACTTGGCAGATGATGCAGATGTCTGTGAGATGTTGAAGGACTTTCAGGAGGTTTGGAGATGAATTGGGAAGATGCTCGTGAGATGTTAGATGACGACCTTCCGCAGTGTTATTGAATGTCAAAACTTTGGACTGTTTGAACCTGGTTTGGAGGTGTCTGGAGAAATTTGCAGAAATGCCTGTGACATATTTGAAAGTTGCTATTAGATGTTTGTGACCTATTTTGGGACGATGCTGATGGGATTCCCGTCAGACGGTGGCAGACGTTTGCTGACGaggacattttgtgttttcaggaCAAGCAGCTCCGCGACGTTGGCGACTGGCGTAAAAACATCGAGGACAAGTCAGACAGGAAGAAGATGTTCGACAGCTAAACCCCGACGACACGCCTTAGCTTCTGCTCTTCTCGTCCAAACTCAAGAgtttccacaaaaaaaaaatgttcgaCCTGAAAGTATGGAGTCTTTCAAGGAAAGTTCTCGATTGGTGCTTTGTGACGTTGGGATGGAAGACGGGAAGTTGACATAaagggtgttttgttttgggtgttTGTGAGCCACCATGCTAGCAAGCTGGTGTGTTTTCTTGTGTTTGGAATAAAGCTCTTGTGCTTGAGCCCcttggtggcggcggcggcgtcgtCTTCTTGTTTCCTCTTCTCGTGTTCACCTTTATCGCAAATATCTCTCCGCTTTGTCGCCTTGAATGACTTCTTTACAAAACGGGAGTATATTGACTTAAAAAAAGTTCGACTTGAAAAGAACTTGTTTATTGTTGTGGTGGTAGCAATGTTAGCATCATGCTAAAAGTGGCTAAAGTGAAACAACTGCTGTTTGAGTAGCACACCAAGTAATTAGCAAACTGTGAGCTGAACACATttaatgaagacattttgagTCCAGCTGTTATTTGattgtttatatattttgctTTGAATTGGAAAATGTTATACAGTCGTTGCTCAAATTCTGAGGCTAAGTTAGCAATGAGCTTAGCCAAAATGCCTTTCATTGAAATTGTTCTTGTGGTTTGCTATGTGGAGGTGCAAATTAGAAAAGGTAACGACATCAGATGTTGCAAGGTAAAATGAGAAGGCCAATCAGCAGGTTAAGTTTATCATGCTCGTTGAACCGCAGTCACGACCTCCTTCAAGGAGGAGCATTGATTTCGACACTGTCCCATTTTACAAGGTTGCCGTCCGTCCACCTGTCCGCCATAGATAATCCTTTGACCGCGTCGCCTTCGATGATCGTAAACGCTCGAAGCATGCCGCTGATGCTTTTTAAGTCCTCCTATTAAACACGTTGGCATCTCGCAGGCCTAATTTAACATGAGCCACTTGGGTTCCCTTGAGGTGTGCAGGTGTTGAGTGACACCACAAACCTGCAATGGATCTTAAAACAACACGCTCTGTGAAAACGCGAGTGTGCCGCACTTCCTCAGACGGCCACtagatgcccccccccaatcTGCACCCTTTCGCGTCCGATTGAATCACTGCATGCAGTTGCTTACGCGGCCACCTGGTGTTCCTCCAAGCTGAAAACGGGCTCTCAAACACTGCGCCAAAAGCGACGGGTTTTGTCCGCGTAAAGTGACACGGCAACTCGGGAACATTCCTGTGGCACCTAAACATTTGCTTGCGAACCTTGACCCCATTCGCTGCCTGCAATGTTGACCAGTTGGTCGCCAACAGTCTTGGTCGACAGGGCGGATGGAGCCAAAGGTAGAATCGGTGTCAGGATGTGGCGACAAACACAACCCAACGGTCACCACTTAGTTTGTCTGTCACTTTCAACAACGCACCGGTTGGTTGACAGCTTGTCAATCACTTTCCAATTTGGAAAAGGCCGGATTCTGAAGCCAACGTGCTAACGTGCCGGTCCACTATGTCACAATGCGCGTGCTAAAAATATCCAAGAACGTCCAATGCAAGCTGAGCTCAAGCAATTAATGAGGAAACGTTATCCAGGTGGAAAGTCCGGCGCAAATCTGCTGCCTGGGACTTTTGATAGCCATGACATTCCActtgcttttcttctcctgcctcttgatttttctcttcttttgttCTTCTACTGCCTACTGTTCTTCTGCCTACTGCCGTGTTTGGAGCTTTAACCATCATGGCCTCAGTTGTCCGCTTGCTGTGTGCGCCTCGCTTAAAACAATCTCACGGCTTGCTAGTAGCTGTTAGCGCCTGAAACGCGAGCGGGAAGCTGTTCATGTTTATTTCCACTTCACATGTCTTGAAATACTTTTGCAGGTTGTTGACACCAAGATAGTGGAAGTCAGTTGGGAAGCTAGCATGCCAAAGGTCAAGCTAActgttcacattttttgaCCGTTCACAGTGGGGGCGTTAAAATACCTTCCAAGTTGTTAGAACATGTTAGCATCGGTTGTTAGCATGGCTCGTTAGATGGTAGAAACGCACGTTCGAGCTAACATGGAACGTTGACGTTATTTGAAGGCGGTTTCCTCGCTTGGCGATGTATTGAAAATGACCCGTAAGTTGTTGTCACGACGCCTATTTGTTGGCCATGTTAGTGGGGGCAATGATTTTGATTTGGTCAAGTAAAGAAGCCCATTACTGATGCACCAGAAAACAAGTTGCATGTTGCTTTGATGTGATACATTGCACACTTGAACTTATTCATTTTCAGGTTTAAACATGAAATTCATCACAACatgataaatgtttttttaaaaagcaaccTGTAAATATGTTGTATAACTACAAGTATAAAAAACATGTCACCACCTAAAATAGGACA is part of the Syngnathus acus chromosome 6, fSynAcu1.2, whole genome shotgun sequence genome and encodes:
- the LOC119124207 gene encoding troponin I, fast skeletal muscle-like, with the translated sequence MATEKRLSARRKHTLKSCMLVVANNLLEAEATEKAAERQRFLENQCPPMDIPYSGDELRELCKKLREQIDVSEEERYCIEFKLDMVLNEVRDLNIKIVDLRGKFKRPRLKKVRMSADAMLKALLGSKHTVNMDLRANLKQVKKEVKEEDKQLRDVGDWRKNIEDKSDRKKMFDS